GTCCACAGCCCTTCGACTTTTTTCTTTTTGTCGATCATCTGATCGAACTTGGACTTGGGCCTTTCACCCCCCTTGTCCGCCTCTTCCTGAGCGAACGCCGGAGCTGACAGCAACAGCCCAAGACAGAGAAACGACCAGCCTAACACGAGACGACGCATCGAAAGAGACTCCAGCGAAAACGTTTTGTACATGCAGGCGTACGAAATTGTCAGAACTTCCTGACCGTCAAAGCTTACCTGATTTCCGCCCTCGAAGGGCAGTGAATCGGTTTCAGCAGAGAAAACCGGTCGCGAACAGAGCGAATAGACCGGCTTCACCCGCGTGATGCCGTTTTTCAACGCCCGATGCGACCACCGGCCATCTTCCCTGTTTGGCGAAGTTGCCGCAGACAGGGCGTCTCGGGCCGAATTTCCTGCTTTCCTCAATCATGAGAAAGCAGAATCGGAACTTGCAACAGGAAATCCCGGCGTGCGCCAACAAACAGAGCGGGCGAGGCTTGCGCCGAGCCGATCGGAATCATTCCGAACCTGAGTGTCCATCCGCTTCCGGCAGCCGTCCCGTTTTCGGTCGCCCACCAGTCGCGAGGCACCGGCTCAGCAGAAGCTTCGCCCGCCCTGTCTGCTCTGACCAACCCCTCCGGCGAGTCCGACTCGCCAGCAGAAATTCTTGCACTCGGAGAGGTGTCGTCCAGTGGGAATCGAAGTGAAAGGGGTTAGGGGTCAGGGGCCGGAGGTCAGGGGTCAGGAGTTAGGAGTCAGAGGTTAGGGAAAAAGGACTCAATTCTTCAACGCTCAACTCTCATCGCTCAACGTCTCCCTCAATGACAAATGATCCCCAAACGTCAATTGCTCTGCCCTTTGAAGAAGCAGCAGCGGCGACTTTTCCGGCCTCAGCTCCAAAACAAAAGCGTTCCTTTCACCAGCGTCGCCATCGCCATGTCTCGCTGCAGAAACAAAAGCCAGTGCGGCGCCTGTTTTGAGCGTTCAAGAACTACGCTCGTCAGCACCTGACCGACCGCTTCGAACGTCGCCCACTCTTCGCGGCAGAATGTCAGCAGCGACCAGCGCAGTTCGTTGTAGTCCGCCTTGGCGCCGATGTCGCGGATGCGGTGCTGTCGTTCGAGATCGCTGCGCAGTCGCGCATCAAGTTCGTCCGCTTGCCAGTAGATGTTCGCCCGGCCCAGTAAGAGCTGCCCGAGTCGGTTCAGGAGCTCGTATGCACAGCCGGGATACTCCGCCTGCAACTGGTCGAGTGTGCCGAGTGCTTCTTCAGGCTTCTGCACCCAGCCTGGCAGGATCTCTGACTTGATCCGCAGGAGGACCACATCTTCCGTCTCCAGTGCCGTCTCGCAGAGAAAGGCGATCAGCTTTGAGACGGGAAACGCGTCCTGCACACTCGGACGCAGCATGGCCGGCTTGATCTCCTTCACCATGACCGAGAGATGATCGATCCGGTCGTGATTAACCGCCATGCCGGCGCTTTGTCCCCCTTCATCCGCCGAGCCCCCGATCTCGGCCAGCCGGGCCAGGATCTCTTTGGCGAAACCAGTCTCCTGCCCAAAGATCGCAATCTCGCAGGCCAGCAGATTCAGCGATTGCCACAGGTATGCATCATCGAGCAACGGCATTTCGAATGAGTTCAATTCGCTCTTCAATTGACCCCAGCCGTTCTCCGACCTCAGGTGCAGCCATCGATACCGCATGACCGGCAGCAACTGCGAACGAAACTCCGGTTGCTGCACCAGTTTCCAGGCCGCTTCCGTTGCCGCTCGTTCCGGCTCGTGAGCGAGGGCGTCGACATACAACTGCGCCAGCGGATGCGAGAACGACTGCTCCAGTGCCGCATCTAGCACTCCCATCGCATCGGTGTCTGCATCCAGACCTGGCTGCAGAATCAGCAGCCAGTACCGCCGGATGCACAAATCAGGATGGCCGGGATGCAGGCGAATCAGCGCCAGCACGTCACGATAGGCGCCCTCGAGATCACCGTTGCACGCGAGTTTCCAGGCGGCATCAATTTGAGACGCCAGCGTCACTCGGGGCGAACCCTGCCATTCGGCCTCTTCAGGTGCCGACCTCTCCTCGGCAGCGTTTGACTGTTCTTCAGCCCGACTTCTGATGGCCTCGTAGTAACCCCCGTCCCGATTGTTTTCGAGAATCGCCTTCACAGTTTCATAGGCGGCGCGAATGCGACGGAAATGTTCCGGGTGATCTTCCGGGTGAAAGCGACGCAACAGCGCTGTATAGGCCTTTTTCGCGGCCCGTTCATCCGCAGCCCGCGGCACCCCCAGCAACCGAAACGGGTCGACAGGCCACTGAGAATAATCGTCAGGCAAACTCGATTCGGCCATGTCGCGGGGTCTTCAGGTGAGGAAGGCGAAGGTCTAGTCCAGGGATCTAAGCGGAGTTGGTTTCGCCGGAATGCGGCTCCGATTTGCTTTCGACTCTTTTGCGTTTTTCTCTGCCGGAATCGTCTGGGTGCCGTGAATGATTTTTCGCAACGCCTCCCCCTCTGGTGACCCTGGGGTATTTAACTTTCTGATCTGTTCCCGGTCATATTCAGTAGTGAAATCCTCGATGGAATAACCTGTTGGAGACTTCCGTTGGGAAAATCGTCCTTGGATCCAGAACCCAGGGTCCGGTTCCGCAGAAATCAGGAAGGCAAACGCGACTGCTCCAACCGCAATCAAGACGCCCCACCAGGGCGGGAGCTCAAAGAACTGCGAAGGCCGAAATGACGGATTATTTGCAGCCGACTTTCGAACCGCGTCCCAAACGTCCCACTCAATGACTGGGAGAAGCTCGGGGATAAGAGCAGCAAACTGCGGGACACGTTCCGAGAGCCTGCGGGCAACGTTATTCCAATGCCGATCTTCGTTCAAACTTCGTGAAAACGCCTGACGCATTCTCGCCGCTTCTGCCGGCCAGCAGACGAATGAACGCATTGCGAATTTAACCAGTTGGCGTTCATCTTCACCCGCCGCAGGGAACGAGGCGGCGGTGAGCGACAATCCGGCCGCTAACCGCTTGAGGTGTGCCTGTAGTGCCGGATACCCGTGTGTTCTCCTCAGTAATTCGGCATGGGCTTGCCGCCGTTCGGCTGTGTCCATCGCAAAGAATCGTTCAGTGAATTTGTTGATTTCGGCTCGGAGATCTTGTTCGTCCTGTGCTGTCAGTAGTGCCTGTTCGTTCCGAGAGAAGGAATCGTTCTCTCCGGTCGAAACAAATCTCACCGCGAGCGTCTCGTTCCCGTAGAACCCGAAGTCCGCCAGTTCGATGGCACGCGCGGCAGCGGCTGGAGTCGCTTCAGGCAGCTCCAGTAGTTCGACTGCCCAGCGACGCTGCCGCTCGCCCAGGGCGAATTGCGGCTTCGGTTCTGTTGTGTCGGCTGACATGAAGTCGGTTTCGTGAAATCGGTAAGTGAGCCTCAGTACCGTGATCAACGGTTGCCTGGCAAACTTTGCGGCGCATTTGGCGTCGGAACGCTTCGGGGCGGCATCCCAGGCCCAGTCTCCCCCGGCTGAAGGGGCCGAAAAATGGGGGAGTTCGGAAACTGCTTTTGGAACGGCGTGAAATCTGGCATCGGTGTCGTTATCGGCGGCAACGGCTCAATCGGGGTCAATTTCAAATCGGGCGGCTGAATGGCTCTCGCCTTTTTCAAGACGTCCTCGATTCGAACGCCCGTGGGATTTTGCGGGAACTGAACCGGGGTGCCATTCGAATTCTGAAAGACATTTCGAACTGGCGGAAGTTGGCTGGCCCGGTAGCCGACTCGGACCAGGAAAAAGAGCAGAATTAACAATCCAAACCAGTAGGGGTTTTTCGTGCCCTCGTCCTGCACCGTTTTGACGGCGAACTTTCGCGATTTCGGCGCTGAGGGCTTCTGTCGACGCCCCCACCAGTTCCGCCCCGTCGGCTCTGGCAATAGTTCCGGAATCAGGGCAGCAATGGCCGGCGCGGATTTTGCCAGTCGCTTCACGACCGCGTCGATCTCTGCATGTTCCTTGGCATACGCCTGCCGCAGTCGCGCTGCATCTGCAGGCCAGCTGACAAACGATTTCAACGCAAGCTCAGCCAACTGTCGTTCGTCAGCGTCCTTGAGTCGCAATTCGGTGGGCTTCAGGTCCAGCGCCTCGGCAAGCCGTTTCAATTGCGCCTGCAGCGCCGGGAACTGTTTCGTTCGTTGGACAAGCTTCGCATGCAGTTCCGCACGCCGCTCCACTTCGATGCGAAAGAACTTCTGCCCGAACTCGTCAATCTTGATTCGTAGCAGTCGCTCTTCCGCATTCGTCAACACCGCCGCGTCGGCCATCGCGAAACGGCGCGTCGAGGGCGCTGTCAGCACGCGTAACGCAAGCTGCTCCCTCTCGGCCAAAGAAAAGTCAGACGACTCGACCGCCGCCGCCAGATTGCCGGGCGTCGCTTCTTTCATGTCCAGCCACTCGCTGGCCCATTTCTGATGGACCGGAGTCAGCTTAAACGGCATCGTTCTGGCCGTAACCGGAGCCGTCATTGTTCTCTCCCTGGTCGTCGAACTGAGCCAGAAACCCCTGCAACATTTCCCGCAGGCTTTCGATCCCCTCTTTGTCATTCAGGTCGAGGACGTCTTCAAACGCCCGCAGCAACTGGTCGAGAGCATCTCGTTCTCGAATCGGCAACTCCGCATACAGTCGTTCGGCCCGCTGCAGCAGATACCGATTGGCTGTTTCTTCACGGGGATGCATCTTCAGAGCCTGCATCCGCTCGACCGCTTCGGCGAGTTGCTTCTGCGACAAGTTGCCCGACTTCCGTTGAAAGACGTGCGTCGCTTTCTTCTTGGTCTCGACAATGGTGGCCTCGGCCTCCAGGACGCCATTGATGTCATAAGTGAAGCGAATATCAATCGCCTGTCCGGCTGGCCCGCGGGGAATGCCCGTCACCTCGAATTCGCCCAGCAAAGTGTTCTCGGCGACCTTTCGAGATTCCCCCTGATACACCCGAACTTTCACGCTCGTCTGAAAAGCCTGGAGCGTCGACACCTGTTTCACGCGACTCACGGGGATCGTGGTATTGCGATTGATAACCGGCAGGAAATAGCCCGACCGAATCTGCCCCGCGACTTCATTCGAGATCTCGACTCCCAGGGTGAACGGGGCGACATCCGTGACCACCAGGTCGGTAACATGTTCGTTGCGGCCGACCACCGCGGCATGCACCGCCGCCCCCAGCGCCACGACTTCATCCGGATTCAGCGAGAATCGCGGCGACTGCTGCAGCAGGTCTTCAATCCGCTTCCGCACGCAGGGCATGCGCGTCGCGCCGCCGACGAGAATCACATCCTGAATCTGCGACCGATTCAATCGGGCATCGCCCAGCGCCTGGCGAATCGGACCGGTCAATTGATCGAGCAGCCTGGCGGTCGCCTGTTCAAATTGCTCCCGCGAGATCTGCACAACAGCCGGCGGATCACTGAACTCGCCAGCCTGGTCAGGCAGCCGAATCTCGGCGTGCGATTCTGCCGTCAGCTTCCGTTTGGCCCCCTCACATTCGCGCCGCAGCCTCGAGATGCGCAGCGGCTGCGACATCTCGATCCGCTCAAACTGCAGCCCCTGCTGTTGCAGGACCACCGACGCCAGTGCATTGGTGAAATCTTCTCCTCCCAGAAAGATCTCACCGGCCGACGCCCGTATTTCGATTGTTCCGTCAAAGAGTTCGACAATGGAAACATCGAACGTCCCGCCCCCCAGGTCCACGACGAGAGCCATCCGGTCCTGATCCTGATGCGTCAGGCCGTAGGCGATGGCCGCCGCGGTCGGCTCGTTGAGAATTCGGGCGACATTCAGCCCCGCCAGCTTTCCGGCCATGATCGTCGCGCGACGTTGTTCTTCATTGAAATAGGCCGGCACCGTAATCACGGCATCGGTGACATCGTGTCCCAGGTACGCTTCCGCATCCCGTTTCAGCGAACGCAGGACGCAGCTCGACAGCTCAATGGCGGTGAGTTTCTTGCCTCCCAGATCGGCAGTCCATTTGGCTTCGCCCATCTGCCGTTTGAAGACGCTGGCGCAGCGCTCGGGACGGGTCACCTGCAGTTCTTTTGCCAGTCCTCCGACCAGAATCGTGCCGGCATCGTCGCGACCGACCACCGACGGCGTCAGCATCTGACCCAATTCGTTCGGAATCAGCCGGGGGCCCTCCGGTTCCATAATTGCGACCAGGGAATGCGTTGTTCCCAGATCAATTCCGACAATCACAGGCATATTGCTCACCAGTTTTCGTCCCTTGGAAGCTGTCTTCAAAAGCGATCAAAGTGAGTCAAACAGTCCCTGACATTGTTGCGTCGAACGACCATTCCCCCCTCACCCCCAGCCCCTCTCCCCGGAGTACCGGGGCGAGGGGAGTTTGAAGACAGTTTCGATAACAGACTCGCTTGATTCGCAGGGACAGGCAAGCCGACAGACGTGTTCGCAAAGATTGTGACAAAACCCGTCAGGAATTTCCTCGCTGAAAATCACACGCGGTTGCTGCCATTCGGCCAATGCGCGGCAGGAACAGATCCAGCCTGGTTGACCGGCTGCGGGGCATGCCATCACAATTCGCTGACCCGCTGCGGCCAGTTTCTCGATCCCCAACTGGAGTCCAATGATGGCCAGCCGAACGCTTCTCTTCCTCGTGCTGGTTCTAGCTGGCAGGCCCGTCGAGCTCGTGGCGCAAACGACTCATCAGTTGGAGTTCGCGTCCACTCCGGTTGACAATCCATTGAAGGGGCTCGTCCCTTACGCGACCGCGGAAGTCGAGCGGTTTCCGCACAGTCTCGAATTCGATTACCTCCCCTTCTCGGCCCTCGTCGGCGGGGAGAACGAGTACGACTGGCAGCCGCTTGAAAACCTGCTCAATACCTCTGCCGAACGCGGCTGTCAGGTTGTGTTTCGCATCTACCTGGAATATCCCGGCCGCACCGGCTGCATTCCGAAGTACCTGCTGGATCAAGGACTCACGGTGCATCGCTATCTCAACACGAATACTCAGCCGGAGCCGCCGCAGCCGATCGAAACGCCCGACTACGAAGACCTAAAGCTGCGGAAGTCGCTGCAGCAGTTCATTGCCGCGCTCGGCAAGCGCTATGACGGAGATCCCCGCATCGGCTTTATCACCGCCGGGCTGCTCGGCACCTGGGGAGAATGGCACACCTACCCCCGCGACGAACTCTTCGCCAGCCAGGCGGTGCAGAACGAAGTCATGTCCGCCTACGAGGCGGCGTTCAAGATCACCCCTGTCCTGCTGCGGTATCCCGCCGGACCAGAACACGAGTCACTGGCGCCGAATGCCCAGCGAAATTTTGGCTACCACGACGATTCATTCGCCTGGGCCACGCTCGACACTGGCAAGCAGAACGACGACTGGTTCTTCGTTCCCGCCCTGCAGCAGGCCGGCATTGCGGCGGTCGAAAAATGGAAGACCGCGCCGATTGGCGGTGAGATCCGTCCCGAAGCCTGGGGGAAGGTCTTCGATGCCAAACCCGGTAAGAAGCAGATTCAGAACTTCGAAAAATGCGTTCGCACTACGCATGCGAGCTGGCTGATGGACAGCGGACTGTACGAGCAGAAAACCTCGCCCGAACGCTATCGTCGAGCGATCGAACAGGTGCGGCTGCTGGGGTACGACTTCCATGTTCCGCAGGTGACGCTGGGACCGCTGACTGGCAAGCAGCTCCCAGTCTCGGTCCACCTGGAAAATCGCGGAGTCGCGCCGTTTTATTACGACTGGCCTGTCGAATTCGGCTTCATCTCCAGCGGCCGCGTGGTTGAAACTCTGCCAAGTACCGGAAAAATCACCGGTCTGCTCCCTGGCGATCCGGTTCGAATCTGGACCCAGTCTCTCGACGTGCAGTCGTTACCCGCCGGCAAATACCGGCTCGCCCTTCGCGTCGTGAATCCGCTGCCGCAGGGGAAACCCCTGCGTTTCGCCAATGCCGCGCAAGACGCCGATGCCGCCGGATGGCTCACGCTCGGAGAAATCGACATCCCCTGACATGAGAGCGGGGAATTCACAATGCCGCTGTTTCCTTCAAAATCCGAATCTCGAAGCACGAAATCCGAAACAAGCCTTAGGACGGCCGGACCGGGCTTTTCATGATTGGAATTTGGAGTTTGTTTCGGATTTCGGATTTCGTGCTTCGGATTTCGAGAATACGCCAACCTCCGGAATGTCCGTTCTGCCAGTCGTCCTTCCCTTGAATCACGTCCTAGCCACGGTCAGAATACCGATCTTGACATTTCCCGAACGGCATTCGTTCCGCACGCGATCTGGTTGCGGCAGCGCAGCGCCGGGCTTCCCTGTTGATTCGACGTCACTGTGTTCACGACAGGGGCCGGGGCCGTCGCCCGTTATTCACCCAGCGAGGAGTTTATGGAGATTCTCGAAGGCCAGACAGTCGGTATCGATCTGGGCACCACCTATTCCGCCATTGCCCAGCTCAACGTTCAGGGCGAGCCCGTCTCCCTGCCGAACGCCGACGGAAAAACGATCACCCCCTCCGTCGTCATTCTCGGGGAAGACAACAAGATCATCGTCGGACCCTCGTTCGAGCGGATGTCGATCGAAAACCCCCGCAACATCGTGGAAGCCATCAAACGGCAGATGGGGAACAAAGACTTCGTGATCGTGCATCACGGTCGCAAGTACACCCCGGAATTCATCTCCGCGCTGATCATCAAGAAGTTGAAGCAGGATGCGGAGAAGATGGTCGGCCCGATCGTCAACGCCGTCATCACGGTGCCGTATTACTTCAACGACGTCCGCCGCAAGGCCACGCAAGACGCCGGCAAGATCGCCAAGCTCAACGTCATCGACATCATCAACGAGCCCACCGCCGCGACGCTCGCGTACGCCTGGCAGAAAGGGCAACTCGGTCGCCCTGACCTGTTCAAGGGGGAAAAGACCATCATGGTCTACGACCTCGGCGGCGGCACGTTCGACGTCACCGTCGTCCGTTATAACGCCACGAACTTCCGCGTCCTCGCGACCGACGGCGACGTGATGCTCGGCGGGCTCGACTGGAGCCGCCGCATCGTCGACTACATCGCCGAGCAGTTCCACCGCAAGCACAACATCGATCCTCGCGAAGACCCCGAAACGCTCATGCAGTTGACGCAGGAGTGCGAACAGGCCAAACGCGATCTCAGCAATCGTGCCCAGGTGCCGCTCAATGCCTACTACAAGGGGAAGAATCTCACCCTCGCCATGAGCCGCGGCGACTTCGAACGCCTCACCGCCGACCTCATGCAGCGGACCCGTGACACCACCGAACTGGTGATGGCGCAGGCCGGCGTCGGCAAGGGAGAACTCGACGAAGTGGTGCTCGTGGGCGGTTCGACCTACATGCCCGTCGTCGAAACGATGCTTCGCGAGGTGACCGGCAAGGTTCCTTCCCGCGACGTCACCCCGGAAGAAGCTGTCGCCCAGGGGGCTGCCATTCACGCGGCGATCCTCGAAGCCCGCGCCACTGGCGGCGGCAGCCGCATGGCGCAGGCGGTACTCAACCGGCTGCGTTCGGTCACGGCGACCGATGTGAACTCCCACTCGCTGGGGGTGAAGATTTCGGATCCGAACAACCGGACCCGCAAAATCAATCACATCATGATCCCCAAGAACACGTCGATTCCGTTCGAGGTGTCTCAGAAGTTCGTGACGAATGCGGCCAATCAGCAGCGGATTCACATCTGCGTGCTGGAAGGGGATGCGATCGATCCGGACGCCTGCACCACGATTGGCGACTTCCGCATTATCAGCCTGCCGCCGAACCTGCCGGCCGGCTCGCCGGTGGAAGTCACCTACCGGTACGACAAGAACGGCCGAATCCACGCCAGTGCCCGCGAACTCACCTCGCGGCAGGAAGCGAAGACCGAGATCGTGCGCGACTCCGGACTCACCGACGAAAACGTCGACACGTTCGAAGCCCTGGCCGCGGAATACTCGGTCGAATAACGGCAACATCCCATTCTGCTCCCGGAATGAGCCAGGAGCAGAATGTCGGAGCATAGGGAACATGCTGTCCTCTGCCGGGCAGACCGGTTCCTGATGTCCTTCTTCAGTAGAACCAGATTTTCAGTCGTCAGTTTTCAGTTCAGACCAGGCAGGTCATTTGAAGAAATGCAATTCGCGATCATTTTAGGTGTTTTTGACTGACAACTGAAAACTGATGACTAGGAACTACTGTACCTCAACACGGAAGCGCCCTGACGTATGGATTTCTACAAGGAATGGCTGGGCATCCCGGATGGAAACCGTCCGCCAGATCATTACGAACTGCTGCGCGTCGTCCGCTTTGAGGATGACTCCGATAAGATTCGGGCGCACTACAAAAAGCTGAACGCGCACGTCCGCAAGTACGCCACTGGCCAGTATTCGCTGCAGTCGCAGGAACTGCTCAACGAAATGGCCAAGGCGATGCTCTGCCTGACCGACGCCGAACGCAAACGCGAGTACGACGAATCGCTGGGCCGCGAATTCCCGCCAGATCAGGACGAGTTCGGCCGTCAACCGATCCTCGACGTCCTCTGCAAGCAGGGGAAAATCTCCCGCGACCAGAAGAAGGAAATCGAAGAATTCGCTGACCGTCGCGGGCTCTCGCACCGCGACGCCGTCGTCCAGATGAAGCTCGCCGAGCCGACTGTCGCTGCCAAGGCCCTCGCCGTGCAACTTGGCTATTCCTACGTCGACCTCGAAGACATGCTCCCCGAGGACGACATTCTCGACAAGGTTCCCCGCCAACTCGTCAAACAGCATTCGTTCATCCCGCTGTTTATCGACGACGGCCGGCTATTGATTGCCTGCATCGATCAGCCTGAGCACGAACTCGAAGACGAGCTGCGTTTGCGTTACGACGCCCCCATCCGTCCGGTCATCGCTGCCCCGCGTGCGATCAATCAGGCGATCTCGCAATACTTCGCCCCCGGCATGCGGGACGAAGCCAAAGTCAGCACCCCCGTCCAGACCACCGGTAAGGGGAAGGGGAAAGCCGCTCAGAAGACGACCGGCACGGCCAAGCAAACCGGGGCGCAGAAGAAGGCCGCAGCCAGCGTTCCCTTCGCTCAGCTTCCTCCCGAAGTCCAGAAGGAACGCAAACAGTACGGCATCCTTTTCATCTGCTGGAGCGTCATTCTGCCGATGGCTCCGCAGTTGCTGAAATCCATCAACCCCCTGCTCGCCGCCCAGATTCCCATTGGGTTGTTTCCAAACATCGCCATCGCCGTGTGCGTTGCCGGCGCCGTCACCTGGTGGGTCACGCAAAAGTACTGGAAGTAAGGTAGCGGTCAGCTATCGGCATTCAGCTTTCAGCACAAACTACTTTAGATTGTGATTTCAACTGGGTGTTGCTTCTGGCTGACCGCTGATCGCTGAAAGCTGAGAACTTCTCCCCAGGACGCACTGTGATCGACGCGACGTTGCTCGTCATTCAGGGACCAGAACAGGGCCGACGCTACGAGCTGGTCCCGGAGTCGATGCACGTCGGTCGCGGCGGTCAGAACGAAATTCGCGTTCTCGACACCGAAGCCTCGCGGCAGCATGCGTTGCTCGCCTGGACCGATGGCGATTGGGTGATTACGGATCTCGACAGCTCGAACGGCACCTACGTCAACGGCCGCGCCATCAAAACCGCCGTCATCCGCCCAGGCGATCAGATTCAGGTCGGCCGCACGATCCTCCTCTACACCGGCGACACCCAGCCCCGCGAATATTCGGCAGGAGAGAAGATCAATCTCGTCGCCAGATCGTCCGCCGACGATCAATCCCGCATTGTCAGTCAGGCCAAGCCCTCGGAGAACGCGGCCTTTGGTGGCTGGACGCAGGCGGGGGATAACCTGCAACTGCTCTATCGCATCACCGAAGAAGTCGTCAGCCCGACCACGTCGCTCGACGAGCTTCTGCAGCGCGTCCTCGACCTCACGCTGGAAGCAGTCGGCGCCGATCGCGGCTGCATGCTGGTCGCGGACTCGAAGACAGACCGCATCGAGCCCCGCGTCGTGGCCCATCGCGGCTCGGCGAACGTCAACGAACGCATGCCGATCTCGACCAGTATCGTCGAGTACGTCATCTACAACGGACAGGGGGTCCGCACCTCCGATGCGCAGCACGACAGCCGCTTTGACACCGGCCAGAGCATCGTCAAATCCGGCATCCGCGAAGCGATGTGCGTCCCCATGCGGGGCCGTTACGAACTGATGGGAGTGATCTATGTCGACACCACCCGCTCGTCGGTCGAGATGCTCGGAAGCCTGATGGGCGGCCGCTTCAACGACCAGTTGTTGCTCATGCTCCTGGCCATCGGGCGGCAGTCGGCCCTCGCCATCGAGAACTACCGTTATCAGGACGCTCTCGTGACCTCGGAACGGCTGGCGGCGATTGGCCAGACGATCACGATCATGAGCCACCACATCAAAAACATTCTGCAAGGCCTGCAAGGGGGCGGTTACCTCATCGACTCCGGGCTGAAGCAGAAAAACGACGAGATGATCCGCAAAGGCTGGGGAGTCGTCGAACGCAATCAGAACCGCATCTATAACCTCGTAATGGACTTACTGACGTTCAGCAAAGAACGCGAACCGCGGCTGACGATGTCGGACATTTCCGAGGTGCTGCGCGACGTCCTCGAACTGATGGAGCCCCGCCTCACCGCTGCGAGTATTCAATCCGCGATCGTTCCCGCACCCGCGACTCCGCTTTCGCTTTTCGACGCCGAAGGCTTCCATCGGGCGATCCTCAATATCGTGACCAATGCCATCGATGCTCTCGACGGCCAGCCCAACCCCCGTCTCGAAATCCGCTATGGCCTCGATCAGGCACGTGAGCAAATGTGGGTCGAAATTGAAGACAACGGACCCGGCATCGACGACGCCGAACTCCCTCGATTGTTCAGCCTGTTCGAATCCACCAAGGGCTTCAAAGGGACCGGTCTTGGACTCGCGGTCAGCCGCAAGATCCTGCAGGAACACGGCGGCACTATCTCCG
This genomic stretch from Planctomicrobium piriforme harbors:
- a CDS encoding sensor histidine kinase; this translates as MIDATLLVIQGPEQGRRYELVPESMHVGRGGQNEIRVLDTEASRQHALLAWTDGDWVITDLDSSNGTYVNGRAIKTAVIRPGDQIQVGRTILLYTGDTQPREYSAGEKINLVARSSADDQSRIVSQAKPSENAAFGGWTQAGDNLQLLYRITEEVVSPTTSLDELLQRVLDLTLEAVGADRGCMLVADSKTDRIEPRVVAHRGSANVNERMPISTSIVEYVIYNGQGVRTSDAQHDSRFDTGQSIVKSGIREAMCVPMRGRYELMGVIYVDTTRSSVEMLGSLMGGRFNDQLLLMLLAIGRQSALAIENYRYQDALVTSERLAAIGQTITIMSHHIKNILQGLQGGGYLIDSGLKQKNDEMIRKGWGVVERNQNRIYNLVMDLLTFSKEREPRLTMSDISEVLRDVLELMEPRLTAASIQSAIVPAPATPLSLFDAEGFHRAILNIVTNAIDALDGQPNPRLEIRYGLDQAREQMWVEIEDNGPGIDDAELPRLFSLFESTKGFKGTGLGLAVSRKILQEHGGTISVRTKAGIGTSFRLEWPYQSEEAELSAE